From Thermoleophilia bacterium, one genomic window encodes:
- the thpR gene encoding RNA 2',3'-cyclic phosphodiesterase: MVTDELGGVALERLFVAVPVPEELFSFVRTAQALLPPMSGLRLMREDQFHVTLAFIGEVGPQKALAAREVVRSVPQDMGGTADLGGFLYFPSSARARVVALGISDPHKIFVELFERVMSGLEKAGVMKREKRPFKPHLTIARLKVPGMVKPKSDSGQQVFAVQSVCLFRSELRRDGAVYTVVERVPLMGAAQ; encoded by the coding sequence GTGGTAACAGACGAGTTGGGAGGCGTGGCGCTCGAGCGCTTATTTGTGGCTGTGCCTGTGCCGGAGGAGCTGTTCTCATTTGTGCGGACTGCGCAGGCTCTTCTTCCCCCGATGAGTGGCCTTAGACTCATGCGCGAGGATCAGTTTCACGTAACTTTGGCTTTTATCGGTGAGGTTGGTCCCCAAAAGGCGCTTGCAGCGCGGGAGGTGGTCCGCAGTGTGCCTCAGGACATGGGAGGGACTGCTGACCTGGGGGGATTCCTGTACTTTCCCAGCTCGGCTAGGGCGCGTGTAGTAGCTTTGGGAATCAGTGACCCGCACAAGATTTTTGTAGAATTGTTTGAGCGAGTGATGTCGGGCCTCGAAAAGGCCGGGGTAATGAAGAGAGAGAAAAGGCCGTTTAAGCCACATTTGACGATAGCCAGGCTTAAAGTTCCTGGTATGGTCAAACCAAAGTCCGACTCCGGCCAGCAAGTATTTGCGGTACAGTCAGTATGTCTGTTTCGAAGCGAGTTGCGCCGAGACGGGGCTGTGTATACGGTAGTTGAGCGGGTGCCTTTGATGGGGGCGGCGCAGTAA
- the recA gene encoding recombinase RecA: protein MEKDKALEMAVLQIERQYGKGSIMRLGDESAAVRVSTISTGSLSLDLALGVGGIPRGRVIEIFGPESSGKTTLALHMIAEAQKTGGRAAFIDAEHALDPGYARKIGVNVDELLVSQPDNGEQALEITELLIRSGALDIVVIDSVAALTPRAELEGEMGDSHVGLQARLMSQALRKLAGTISKTQTAAVFINQLREKVGVMFGNPEVTPGGRALKFYASVRLDIRRLETLKEGNEAVGNRVRVRVVKNKVAPPFKEAEFDIMYGTGISAEGDVLDLAVEHKIVQKSGSWFSYGDLRLGQGRENVRQFLRDNPELVERLRQEVIRVVNPEWFSSAEASASAGAASSSAGGGAAGAPSTAGRASTGRAEEIGAEESP, encoded by the coding sequence GTGGAAAAAGATAAGGCCCTAGAGATGGCTGTTCTGCAGATTGAGCGGCAGTATGGCAAGGGCTCGATTATGCGGTTGGGGGATGAGTCGGCCGCTGTGCGTGTGTCGACCATCTCGACTGGTTCGCTCAGTTTGGACCTGGCTTTGGGCGTAGGGGGTATTCCGCGTGGACGGGTGATCGAGATATTTGGTCCCGAATCGAGTGGTAAGACCACGTTGGCCCTTCACATGATCGCCGAGGCGCAAAAGACAGGTGGAAGGGCGGCGTTCATTGACGCGGAACACGCTCTTGACCCTGGGTACGCCCGCAAAATTGGGGTAAATGTTGATGAGCTTCTGGTTTCACAGCCGGATAACGGAGAGCAGGCGCTTGAGATTACGGAGCTGCTAATAAGAAGCGGCGCACTGGACATAGTTGTTATCGACTCAGTAGCTGCGCTTACACCCCGAGCCGAACTTGAGGGTGAGATGGGCGACTCTCATGTCGGACTTCAGGCTCGTCTGATGAGCCAGGCTCTTCGCAAGCTTGCGGGCACAATCAGCAAGACGCAGACCGCAGCGGTATTCATCAACCAGCTGCGGGAGAAAGTTGGGGTGATGTTTGGCAACCCCGAGGTCACACCGGGTGGGCGTGCACTTAAGTTCTATGCTTCGGTGCGGCTTGATATAAGACGCCTAGAGACGCTTAAGGAAGGGAACGAAGCGGTAGGCAACCGGGTTCGTGTGCGGGTGGTCAAGAACAAGGTGGCGCCTCCCTTTAAAGAAGCTGAATTTGACATTATGTACGGCACGGGAATCTCCGCTGAAGGCGATGTGCTCGACCTGGCCGTTGAACACAAGATCGTGCAGAAGAGTGGATCTTGGTTTTCGTATGGGGATTTGCGTTTGGGCCAAGGCCGCGAGAACGTGCGCCAGTTTCTGAGAGACAATCCCGAGCTGGTGGAGCGACTGAGGCAAGAGGTTATAAGGGTGGTTAACCCCGAGTGGTTTTCCAGCGCGGAAGCTTCTGCGTCGGCTGGGGCAGCCTCCAGTTCTGCAGGGGGCGGTGCCGCTGGGGCGCCTTCGACTGCCGGCCGGGCTTCGACTGGTAGGGCAGAGGAGATAGGAGCCGAGGAGAGTCCATAG
- the rimO gene encoding 30S ribosomal protein S12 methylthiotransferase RimO yields MCTLGCPKNEADSWRLRRTLARAGVQVVEDPENATHIFINTCGFIRDAKEESIAAILDAAMDYPGKKVVVAGCLVQRYRSELEKEIPEVSAWFGLLDQVSLTELLAALGVGEEGLTQGEEPSATEDIAARHDLRLGRSYAYLKISDGCDEPCTFCAIPLIKGPYKALPAEAILAEADACLAEGARELILVGQNTAIWRDGNLDLADLVRLLARDERTTWIRTMYLQPEQVSLSLVERLVAEPKWCRYFDLPFQHSHPQILEAMGRPGSGAKNLALLQEIKKIAPDAVFRSTFIVGFPGETEEHFEELLAFVTQAQFDYAGGFVYSPEEGTAAAKLRPRVKRTIAIRRLNQLTAVLEESSLRRRLQLVGTRVSVMLDVTSGPDLPEGVWAIGRTMGQAPEIDGVTYLEGAAKRGVQVGDVVDAWVEEVAGYDLVATCSAS; encoded by the coding sequence ATGTGTACCTTGGGATGTCCCAAGAACGAAGCGGATTCGTGGCGTTTGCGTCGGACATTGGCGAGAGCAGGCGTCCAGGTAGTAGAAGATCCGGAGAACGCGACTCACATCTTCATTAACACCTGCGGGTTCATCAGGGATGCCAAAGAAGAGTCGATTGCTGCGATCCTTGATGCTGCCATGGATTACCCTGGGAAGAAGGTTGTTGTGGCAGGGTGTTTGGTGCAGCGTTACAGAAGTGAACTCGAAAAGGAGATTCCCGAGGTTTCTGCTTGGTTTGGTCTTCTTGATCAAGTCAGTTTGACCGAATTGCTTGCCGCTCTAGGTGTAGGCGAAGAAGGGCTGACACAGGGTGAAGAACCGAGCGCTACAGAGGATATTGCCGCGAGACACGATCTTCGACTCGGTCGGTCATACGCATATCTTAAGATCTCAGACGGTTGCGATGAACCTTGCACGTTCTGCGCCATACCTCTGATCAAGGGGCCATATAAGGCCCTGCCTGCAGAGGCGATACTGGCTGAAGCAGACGCTTGTCTTGCCGAGGGTGCGCGTGAACTCATACTAGTGGGCCAGAACACCGCTATATGGCGCGATGGTAACCTGGATTTGGCGGACTTGGTTCGTTTGCTTGCGAGGGATGAGCGCACAACCTGGATAAGAACGATGTACCTACAACCGGAGCAGGTGAGTCTTTCGCTGGTTGAGCGTCTTGTTGCAGAGCCGAAGTGGTGTCGCTATTTTGATCTTCCTTTTCAGCACTCTCACCCCCAGATTCTCGAGGCAATGGGGCGTCCGGGGAGCGGGGCGAAGAACTTGGCACTGCTCCAGGAGATAAAGAAGATAGCGCCGGATGCCGTTTTTCGCTCTACGTTCATTGTCGGGTTCCCTGGAGAGACCGAAGAGCATTTCGAAGAGCTGCTTGCATTCGTGACGCAGGCTCAATTTGATTACGCGGGAGGGTTTGTTTACAGTCCAGAAGAAGGCACAGCAGCTGCCAAGCTTAGACCACGAGTAAAACGAACCATAGCCATAAGAAGGCTCAACCAGCTCACAGCTGTCTTGGAGGAAAGCAGCTTGCGTCGCCGTTTGCAGCTGGTGGGCACTCGAGTGTCGGTCATGCTTGATGTGACTTCCGGCCCGGACTTACCGGAGGGGGTTTGGGCTATTGGTCGTACTATGGGGCAGGCTCCCGAGATTGACGGAGTGACTTATCTTGAAGGTGCTGCCAAGAGGGGCGTGCAAGTGGGGGATGTTGTAGATGCCTGGGTGGAGGAGGTGGCAGGATATGACCTGGTGGCTACGTGTAGTGCATCCTAA
- a CDS encoding DUF4115 domain-containing protein, producing MTGIGDTLREARIKRGLTIRDVEDATKIRGRYLQALEDEDFEALPGPVFAKAFLRTYASFLRLNADDLLEEYRRRYEPEKAEDSRLPKRAAVVPPPTSRSAARKARSAGRQRQRGYFLVGLLAVIAVVLLAWLGSGRGREGGSTLEEATFPNATGTTVATTLAPGSGTTTSSSLAATTTTLLSRPVSSSENVVLTVNVTQGSCWMVVREDNENGAELYAGTLSAGGEQTFNSAKGYWLHVGEPSVLVLMVNGAPFSLDKNEHFYLVTAAGVKPAK from the coding sequence GTGACAGGTATTGGTGACACTCTCCGCGAGGCTCGCATCAAGAGGGGCCTCACCATACGCGACGTAGAGGACGCCACGAAGATTCGGGGGCGGTACTTGCAAGCACTCGAGGACGAAGACTTCGAGGCCTTGCCTGGACCGGTATTCGCAAAGGCGTTTTTGCGAACATATGCTTCTTTTCTAAGACTAAACGCCGATGACCTGCTAGAAGAATATCGTCGGCGCTATGAGCCCGAGAAGGCAGAAGATAGCAGGCTACCTAAGCGGGCTGCTGTTGTTCCACCTCCGACCTCTCGGTCGGCGGCTCGCAAAGCTAGGTCTGCTGGCAGGCAACGCCAGCGCGGATATTTCCTGGTGGGACTGCTGGCAGTGATAGCGGTGGTCCTCCTTGCCTGGCTGGGCTCCGGAAGAGGAAGGGAAGGGGGTTCCACCCTAGAGGAGGCCACATTTCCGAACGCTACGGGCACGACGGTGGCCACTACTCTTGCCCCTGGATCCGGTACGACAACTAGCTCTTCGCTTGCCGCAACTACAACGACACTCCTGTCGCGGCCTGTCTCGAGCAGTGAGAACGTGGTCCTTACCGTGAACGTGACCCAGGGGAGCTGCTGGATGGTGGTGCGGGAAGACAATGAGAACGGGGCTGAGCTCTACGCGGGAACGTTGTCTGCTGGCGGCGAGCAGACCTTCAACAGCGCCAAAGGCTACTGGCTGCATGTGGGAGAGCCATCGGTCCTTGTGCTCATGGTAAACGGTGCGCCCTTCTCGCTCGACAAGAATGAACATTTCTATCTTGTTACCGCAGCTGGGGTAAAACCGGCAAAGTAG
- the pgsA gene encoding CDP-diacylglycerol--glycerol-3-phosphate 3-phosphatidyltransferase gives MTWWLRVVHPNLPNAITLFRVAMVPLLMVFLLVHIRGSDVVALVVFLAAAASDFVDGFLARRWRQTSMVGAFLDPLADKLLVTAALVSLVQLGKLSAWVAMVVIARELAVSGLRMIAAAQNQVISASRWGKTKTASQILAIACLIVEPHWLKPDWTVGGQRISWYVVLLMLVLTVVSGVDYFVRAWPKLRGRFSEAVRVEKLK, from the coding sequence ATGACCTGGTGGCTACGTGTAGTGCATCCTAACCTGCCCAACGCCATCACTTTGTTTCGAGTAGCGATGGTGCCTCTGCTCATGGTTTTTCTACTCGTGCACATTAGAGGAAGCGACGTAGTGGCCCTGGTAGTTTTTCTCGCTGCCGCGGCCAGCGACTTTGTGGACGGCTTCTTGGCTCGGCGGTGGCGGCAGACGAGTATGGTGGGAGCTTTTCTTGACCCATTGGCTGACAAGTTGTTGGTGACAGCGGCTCTTGTGAGCCTCGTCCAGTTGGGAAAGCTGTCCGCGTGGGTTGCTATGGTGGTGATCGCGAGGGAGTTGGCGGTATCGGGGCTTAGGATGATAGCGGCCGCTCAGAACCAAGTGATTTCGGCAAGCCGTTGGGGCAAGACTAAGACGGCAAGTCAGATTCTGGCAATTGCTTGTCTGATCGTGGAGCCACATTGGCTAAAGCCGGACTGGACAGTCGGAGGGCAGCGCATTAGTTGGTATGTGGTGCTTCTCATGTTAGTGCTTACTGTAGTGAGCGGTGTTGACTATTTTGTGAGAGCGTGGCCCAAGCTTCGTGGACGTTTTTCCGAGGCAGTGCGGGTAGAGAAACTTAAGTAA